The [Bacillus] selenitireducens MLS10 genome includes a region encoding these proteins:
- a CDS encoding GGDEF domain-containing protein: MSLTKAEAMGLKHSEWIDKTLRYYWYLIFIAIVAEIFALTVTLIMSPSEFWDDVLPVLVYPTVAQVILLLITTVIYKKKITENEYILMVVGSLLAFILIAANTSLAGAPLILLLPMMISILFFNKNVVIFSYLVNVIAYLVTIALFPDLGEYLRIYEFIAYIYIFSAGFIILLAVQERSDEVIELLRKKVDQEQELMVRNTIMERLSKVDAPTGLYNHKTFQEYLAYLFEQSSTSSYRFQLAMLDIDNFKQVNDTYGHAVGDKILERIAGIIQANVDANDIASRYGGEEFGVLFTDCSFETALHVVETIRLEIERLPHEEMGGRNVTVSIGLVEYTDEEQAPVLFEKADTLLYLAKKNGKNRIETEIQ, encoded by the coding sequence ATGTCATTGACCAAAGCGGAAGCGATGGGACTGAAACACAGTGAATGGATTGACAAGACACTCCGCTATTACTGGTATCTGATTTTTATTGCGATTGTTGCGGAGATCTTTGCTCTTACGGTGACGCTCATTATGTCTCCAAGCGAATTCTGGGATGATGTTCTTCCTGTCCTGGTCTACCCGACGGTGGCGCAGGTCATCCTTCTTCTGATCACAACCGTTATCTACAAAAAGAAAATCACAGAGAATGAATATATCCTGATGGTCGTCGGTTCGCTTCTCGCCTTCATCCTGATTGCGGCGAACACAAGTCTTGCAGGAGCGCCGCTCATTCTCCTGTTGCCGATGATGATCTCGATCCTCTTCTTTAATAAAAATGTTGTCATCTTCAGCTACCTGGTTAACGTAATTGCGTATCTGGTTACGATTGCGCTTTTCCCGGATTTGGGGGAATATTTGCGAATTTATGAATTCATTGCGTATATTTATATCTTCTCCGCAGGGTTTATCATTCTCCTTGCCGTTCAGGAGCGGTCTGACGAAGTGATCGAGCTTCTCAGAAAAAAAGTCGATCAGGAACAGGAACTGATGGTGCGAAACACAATTATGGAACGACTCTCCAAAGTGGATGCCCCAACGGGCCTCTATAACCATAAAACCTTTCAGGAGTATTTGGCCTATCTGTTTGAACAAAGCTCCACGTCATCGTACCGCTTTCAGCTTGCCATGCTTGATATTGATAATTTCAAACAGGTTAATGATACGTATGGGCACGCAGTCGGTGATAAGATCCTCGAAAGAATTGCCGGTATTATTCAGGCGAACGTCGATGCCAATGACATTGCTTCCCGCTATGGGGGAGAAGAATTCGGCGTGCTCTTCACCGACTGTTCTTTTGAAACAGCACTCCACGTCGTGGAAACGATTCGCCTAGAAATCGAAAGGCTTCCTCACGAAGAAATGGGCGGCCGGAATGTCACAGTCAGTATCGGGCTTGTGGAGTATACCGATGAAGAGCAGGCACCTGTGCTCTTCGAGAAGGCTGACACTCTTTTGTATCTGGCGAAGAAAAACGGAAAGAACCGGATTGAGACGGAGATTCAGTGA
- a CDS encoding flagellar hook-associated protein 2, translating to MDMRMTGFASGMDINQMVSDLMRAERQPMERMEQNQQELILQMDKYREVNREFMQFRDNTFDSVLRRSNMTAQNAVSSNENAVSATASAGAAQGTYTFEDVSLASSTTNVSTERIGVDGADYTATLDEVFGDELAMNNDGEVVFDITTYGPDGEAINGSFSFDPESATLSEVFAEINNSELGIQAYFDTDGGRISLTRTTEGAFNPDDGPEIDFNDSAFLTDNLALNGDEVSGENASFTMNGLAMERSSNSFNIDGLQVNLNSNMENGQATVRVNTDTDQIMETITNFVDEYNEMIGGMDDTVSEEYYRDYAPLTEEQMQAMEEREIEMWNERAESGLLRRDSTINSALNQFRMDFYNPVDAGMDNQTFSQLTEIGITTSSDFQDRGRLEIDETQLRNAIESDSESVYQLFAADGEDENQDQRGIARRLRDTASNAIEQIGNRVGRTDSPGSIQSSTLGRELLQVEDQMSNFERRMQQVEERYWSQFTAMEQAMAQANAQAEQLMSQLGGLQQ from the coding sequence ATGGATATGCGAATGACCGGGTTTGCGTCAGGTATGGATATTAACCAAATGGTCAGCGACCTCATGCGGGCTGAGCGCCAGCCGATGGAGCGGATGGAACAGAACCAGCAGGAACTGATTCTGCAGATGGACAAGTACCGGGAAGTGAACCGGGAGTTCATGCAGTTTCGGGACAATACCTTTGACTCCGTGCTGCGTCGCTCGAACATGACGGCCCAAAACGCGGTGAGTTCAAATGAGAATGCCGTCAGTGCCACGGCTTCTGCCGGTGCGGCACAGGGGACGTATACGTTTGAGGATGTGAGCCTCGCAAGCTCGACCACGAATGTGTCGACAGAACGCATAGGTGTGGACGGTGCCGATTATACGGCAACGTTGGACGAGGTGTTCGGTGATGAACTTGCAATGAATAATGATGGTGAAGTGGTGTTTGACATCACAACGTACGGCCCTGACGGCGAAGCGATTAACGGGAGCTTCAGTTTCGATCCTGAATCAGCCACCTTGTCAGAAGTGTTCGCAGAAATCAATAACTCTGAGCTCGGAATCCAGGCCTATTTTGATACGGACGGAGGCCGGATTTCCCTGACGAGGACCACGGAAGGAGCGTTCAATCCGGATGACGGTCCGGAAATTGATTTTAATGATTCAGCTTTTTTAACGGATAATTTGGCTTTAAATGGAGATGAAGTCTCTGGGGAAAATGCTTCCTTCACGATGAATGGTCTAGCCATGGAGCGTTCGTCGAACAGCTTTAATATCGACGGCCTTCAGGTGAACCTGAACAGTAACATGGAAAACGGTCAGGCGACGGTTCGGGTGAATACGGATACGGATCAAATCATGGAGACGATCACGAACTTCGTTGATGAGTACAATGAGATGATCGGCGGCATGGATGACACAGTATCGGAAGAGTATTATCGTGACTATGCGCCACTGACGGAAGAACAGATGCAAGCCATGGAAGAGCGGGAGATTGAAATGTGGAACGAGCGTGCGGAGAGCGGTCTTCTCCGCCGTGATTCAACCATTAATAGTGCCTTGAATCAGTTCCGGATGGACTTTTACAATCCGGTTGACGCAGGTATGGATAACCAGACGTTCAGCCAGCTGACGGAAATCGGCATCACGACTTCCAGTGATTTTCAGGATCGCGGACGTCTCGAGATCGATGAGACTCAGCTTCGAAATGCCATTGAATCAGATTCGGAAAGTGTGTATCAGCTCTTTGCCGCAGATGGTGAAGATGAGAATCAGGATCAGCGCGGGATCGCCCGCCGTCTGCGTGACACGGCATCAAACGCCATTGAACAGATCGGCAACCGGGTGGGCCGAACGGATTCACCGGGTTCGATTCAGAGCTCAACACTCGGTCGTGAACTCTTGCAGGTGGAAGATCAGATGTCGAATTTTGAGCGTCGCATGCAGCAGGTTGAAGAACGTTACTGGAGTCAGTTCACTGCCATGGAACAGGCGATGGCCCAGGCCAACGCCCAAGCAGAACAGCTGATGTCCCAGCTTGGCGGTTTGCAGCAGTAA
- a CDS encoding flagellar hook-associated protein 2 yields the protein MRISGFATGMDINQMVTDLMRAERMPVDRMQQNKQLLEWRMEEFRTINRKLETFRTNIFDGVFRSANMLAKTGTSSDESRVSVTAASNAQPGTMRINSVSSLAESEALVSEALTVSGETATRQTTLADLTGSSDPEFTLEVTTRTSSGEKNETFTFASTDKVDDVLKKINSSDLGLNAFFDTQTGQISFSREETGLYDENGSLAMGGSADAQIAFADSTLASAFGVQEGQGTRVAGSNAVVNINGIDTERGTNTFTENGLTITLRDTFSSDPVTIGSATDTDKIFDTIMDFVNEYNELVEHVNEKLREDRNRDFRPLTDDQREALSEREIERWEEQAMSGMLRNDRILRGGFDQFRSAMYTPVSLGEGSSFNQLAQIGITTTNNFRDGGKLEVNEDRLRAKINEDPDAVFRLFTADGSSQSEKGLARRIRESANSLIDSIAREAGGSRGRNLNHQFTLGRGMDQIDDRITNFERRLEQVEQRYWSQFTAMEKAVAQSNSQAESLFAQMYGGMM from the coding sequence ATGAGAATCAGCGGCTTTGCCACAGGAATGGATATCAATCAGATGGTCACGGATCTCATGCGTGCAGAGCGTATGCCTGTCGACCGGATGCAACAGAATAAACAGCTTCTCGAATGGCGCATGGAGGAATTCCGTACGATCAACCGGAAGCTTGAAACGTTCCGTACGAATATCTTCGACGGCGTATTCAGAAGTGCCAATATGCTTGCGAAGACCGGGACATCGTCCGATGAATCCCGTGTCTCCGTGACGGCTGCATCGAATGCACAGCCGGGGACGATGCGCATCAACAGCGTATCGAGTCTCGCGGAATCCGAGGCGCTCGTATCAGAGGCATTAACCGTTTCCGGTGAGACAGCGACCCGTCAGACGACGCTTGCGGATTTGACTGGTTCCTCGGATCCTGAGTTCACGCTCGAAGTGACAACGAGAACGTCTTCGGGGGAGAAGAACGAAACATTCACATTTGCCTCTACGGACAAGGTTGATGATGTATTAAAGAAAATCAACAGCTCTGATCTTGGTCTGAATGCTTTTTTTGACACACAGACAGGGCAGATTTCCTTCAGCCGTGAAGAAACGGGTCTTTACGATGAGAACGGGAGTCTTGCCATGGGTGGTTCGGCAGACGCTCAGATAGCATTCGCTGACAGCACACTCGCATCTGCTTTCGGTGTTCAGGAAGGCCAGGGGACAAGAGTGGCGGGTTCGAACGCTGTTGTCAACATCAACGGGATTGACACAGAGCGGGGAACGAATACGTTTACCGAGAATGGTCTGACCATTACACTCAGGGATACGTTCTCATCAGATCCCGTCACGATCGGTTCTGCGACGGACACGGATAAGATTTTTGATACGATCATGGATTTTGTCAACGAGTACAACGAACTTGTTGAACACGTCAACGAGAAGCTTCGAGAAGACCGAAACCGTGATTTCCGACCACTCACCGACGATCAGCGCGAGGCGTTGAGCGAGCGTGAAATTGAGCGTTGGGAAGAACAGGCGATGAGCGGGATGCTCCGTAATGACCGGATTTTACGCGGCGGCTTTGACCAGTTCCGTTCTGCGATGTATACGCCGGTGAGTCTCGGAGAAGGTTCATCGTTTAACCAGCTCGCGCAGATTGGCATTACGACGACAAATAATTTTCGCGATGGCGGGAAGCTTGAAGTGAATGAGGACCGGCTGCGCGCGAAGATTAATGAAGATCCTGATGCTGTGTTCCGACTCTTTACGGCTGATGGGAGCTCCCAAAGTGAGAAGGGACTCGCGAGACGAATACGGGAAAGTGCAAATTCGCTGATTGATTCGATTGCAAGAGAAGCCGGCGGCTCCCGTGGACGAAACCTGAATCACCAGTTTACCTTGGGCCGTGGGATGGATCAGATTGATGATCGGATTACGAACTTTGAGCGGAGGCTCGAACAGGTGGAACAGCGCTATTGGAGCCAGTTTACGGCGATGGAGAAAGCCGTGGCCCAGTCCAACTCGCAGGCTGAATCACTTTTTGCGCAAATGTATGGTGGCATGATGTAG
- a CDS encoding flagellar protein FliT, producing the protein MHPLTELFSVTKKLYDHVQQPLPKGEERDRYIEIIAELLQRREELIPQVGPPKTDQEERIARTLLDYNRKLTDRLTVVMREVGQDLNQIRKKKSTGKQYENPYTSRTQDGVFFDSKK; encoded by the coding sequence ATGCATCCGTTAACTGAATTGTTTTCTGTCACAAAAAAACTCTATGACCACGTCCAGCAGCCTCTGCCGAAGGGAGAGGAGCGGGATCGGTATATCGAAATCATTGCGGAGCTCTTACAGAGGCGTGAAGAGCTAATACCGCAAGTCGGGCCGCCCAAAACTGATCAGGAGGAGCGGATTGCAAGGACGCTCCTTGATTACAATCGTAAGCTGACAGATCGTTTGACGGTCGTTATGCGTGAAGTCGGACAGGATCTCAATCAGATCCGCAAGAAGAAGTCGACGGGCAAACAGTATGAAAATCCATACACCAGCCGAACGCAGGACGGCGTGTTTTTTGATTCTAAAAAATAA
- a CDS encoding flagellar protein FlaG produces MEVRSSTGFSTAREFLTHQNQRQEFTQVERSPSQLRQSGQAQGSVDTSSRASENLSRREGHEWTTEQLDEAADAMTELSMLRNTSLSFERHEKLDRTMVKVIDQQTDEVIKEIPPEEFLDMISSMLEFAGILIDKKA; encoded by the coding sequence ATGGAAGTGCGATCATCTACGGGCTTCTCAACAGCAAGAGAATTTCTGACACATCAGAATCAGCGTCAGGAATTCACTCAGGTTGAAAGGAGCCCAAGTCAGCTGCGACAGAGTGGTCAGGCACAGGGAAGTGTTGACACGTCTTCAAGAGCGTCCGAAAATCTGTCCAGGCGAGAAGGCCATGAATGGACAACGGAACAGCTCGACGAAGCGGCTGACGCCATGACGGAGCTGAGTATGCTGCGAAACACGTCACTCAGCTTTGAGCGTCATGAAAAGCTCGACCGCACGATGGTGAAAGTGATCGATCAGCAAACGGATGAGGTGATTAAAGAAATTCCGCCTGAGGAATTTCTTGATATGATTTCGTCCATGCTGGAGTTCGCAGGGATCCTGATTGACAAAAAGGCGTAG
- a CDS encoding S-layer homology domain-containing protein produces the protein MKYLTKMAIAITGTAMAGSVLHSETEADVHDYQDTEDHWAKEEIGYLSGQGYLEGYTGGQFRPNQTINRAESAAVFFRQQHLTETDGDFPDVSEEFWASGKIGALQTEGIMSGYEDGTFRPANSVTRAEVAIMLANTFNFDAEAHSEAEFPDIGETDHAYEAVQDVYSSHVMQGYGDGTFRPDKPITRAEFSVVLARSINEDFREELVVTSKTDKLLEAIMEEDFETIADYAHPEEGIRFSPYVFVQADDQVFHSDELRNWLADETVYMWGHQDGTGHAIEKTTRDYFKRYLNNHDYLNPDEQVYNADKNRGNTLNNIREFFPDASYTEYYVSGDEEQYAGMDWGSNILVMQKYKDDWYLIAVVNDEWTI, from the coding sequence ATGAAATACCTTACTAAGATGGCAATCGCGATCACAGGAACAGCAATGGCAGGGTCAGTGCTCCATTCAGAAACAGAAGCGGACGTTCATGACTACCAGGATACAGAGGATCATTGGGCGAAAGAAGAAATAGGATACTTGAGTGGCCAAGGATATTTAGAAGGCTATACAGGAGGACAGTTTCGGCCAAATCAAACGATCAACAGGGCTGAATCGGCTGCCGTATTTTTTCGACAACAACATTTAACTGAAACAGATGGTGATTTCCCTGATGTATCTGAGGAGTTCTGGGCGTCGGGAAAAATAGGCGCATTGCAGACTGAAGGGATTATGTCAGGTTATGAAGATGGGACATTCCGTCCGGCAAATTCAGTTACAAGGGCGGAAGTCGCCATTATGTTGGCTAATACTTTTAACTTTGATGCAGAGGCACACTCGGAAGCGGAGTTTCCGGATATCGGTGAGACCGATCATGCCTATGAAGCTGTTCAGGATGTATACAGCAGTCATGTTATGCAGGGGTATGGTGATGGAACGTTCCGTCCTGATAAACCGATTACGCGGGCTGAATTCAGTGTCGTACTCGCCAGATCAATTAACGAAGATTTCCGTGAAGAACTGGTGGTCACATCGAAAACGGATAAGCTGTTAGAAGCGATCATGGAGGAGGACTTTGAAACAATTGCCGACTATGCACATCCGGAAGAAGGAATCAGGTTCTCACCTTATGTTTTTGTTCAGGCGGATGACCAAGTCTTTCATAGTGATGAGTTAAGAAATTGGCTTGCGGATGAGACCGTTTATATGTGGGGACACCAAGATGGAACAGGACACGCTATTGAGAAGACGACCCGCGACTATTTCAAACGTTATCTGAATAACCATGACTATTTAAATCCGGATGAGCAGGTTTATAATGCAGATAAGAATCGGGGCAATACGTTAAATAATATTCGTGAATTTTTCCCGGACGCTTCTTATACAGAATATTATGTGAGCGGAGATGAGGAACAATACGCAGGCATGGACTGGGGCAGTAACATTCTCGTTATGCAGAAATATAAAGACGACTGGTATCTGATTGCCGTTGTGAATG